The following are encoded together in the Candidatus Eisenbacteria bacterium genome:
- a CDS encoding glycosyltransferase family 9 protein yields MPSAAEPTPSASTRIHLFRPQNQLGDLLLNVPAIRSIRERFRDAHIVLIVGRQNADAVLGQPWADEIRVVDTRNFFGVARAGLRGWPGPRPDLAVYFTTVSYSRSAAMLVRWSGAGDRVGFDPAWYRERDRAGLTRAVPYPGGGARAAGGAGGAPPPHQSEVSLALAHAVGAGVRPDPPYYIPDPTLLARAPEAAVYLHPGAGKHHNRWPAARFAAVARELVGRGHSVWWVEGPQDRGTVEAVTSALRMTLPVVRSESIPMLAARFARAALYVGNDTGPVHLAGATGCPSVGIYGWTDPDEWRPVGRCVRSVRAADGTLESLEPRDVLDAALALLEEDRCAVG; encoded by the coding sequence ATGCCCTCCGCGGCCGAGCCGACCCCTTCGGCCTCGACCCGGATCCATCTCTTCCGCCCCCAGAATCAGCTCGGTGATCTGCTGCTGAACGTCCCCGCGATTCGCTCGATCCGGGAACGGTTTCGCGACGCACACATCGTCTTGATCGTCGGCCGGCAGAACGCCGATGCCGTCTTGGGCCAGCCCTGGGCCGATGAGATCCGCGTGGTCGACACGCGAAATTTTTTTGGCGTCGCGCGGGCCGGGCTGCGCGGATGGCCGGGTCCCCGGCCTGACCTTGCGGTCTACTTCACCACGGTTTCTTATTCCCGCAGCGCGGCGATGCTCGTGCGCTGGTCGGGGGCTGGCGACCGCGTGGGCTTCGATCCCGCGTGGTATCGCGAGCGCGACCGCGCGGGCCTGACGCGTGCCGTGCCGTACCCCGGCGGCGGGGCGCGGGCTGCGGGCGGCGCGGGCGGCGCACCCCCCCCTCACCAATCCGAGGTGAGCCTCGCGCTCGCCCACGCCGTCGGCGCGGGCGTGCGTCCCGACCCTCCCTACTACATCCCCGATCCTACCCTCCTCGCTCGCGCGCCCGAGGCCGCCGTCTATCTCCATCCCGGCGCGGGAAAGCACCACAACCGTTGGCCAGCCGCGCGATTCGCCGCGGTGGCGCGCGAGCTGGTGGGCCGCGGGCATTCGGTCTGGTGGGTCGAAGGGCCCCAGGACCGAGGCACGGTGGAAGCGGTGACGTCGGCGCTCCGGATGACCCTTCCCGTCGTGCGGAGCGAATCCATCCCGATGCTGGCGGCGCGGTTCGCGCGCGCGGCGCTTTATGTTGGAAACGACACCGGGCCTGTCCATCTCGCGGGCGCTACAGGCTGTCCCTCGGTCGGGATTTACGGATGGACCGACCCCGACGAATGGCGGCCTGTCGGGCGCTGCGTGCGCAGCGTGCGGGCCGCGGATGGAACGCTCGAATCGCTGGAGCCGCGCGATGTCCTGGATGCCGCGCTGGCATTGCTCGAGGAGGATCGATGCGCGGTGGGGTGA